Part of the Salmo salar chromosome ssa10, Ssal_v3.1, whole genome shotgun sequence genome is shown below.
TGTCCAGATTGACAAAGCTGAGCTCAATGAGTCCACTGTAGTCATGAAGGTGTTCGACTTCGATAGGTTCTCCAAACATGACGTCATCGGGGAGCTGAGGCTGCAGCTCGGAACCAACGACTGGAATCATGTGATCGAGGAGTGGAAAAACCTTAGTGAACCCTCAAAGTCTGAGGTTAGGATGTGACTTGATTTTTGGACCGGTCATAATGCTGATACAAGAACAGGAAGCAAAATAATTGTAGTCTACCTCTTTAGTCTACCTCTAcctaattttcatttagatactATTGGCCTACATACTGTACTTCCAACTGATTGTTCATGTCGTTTCTGGTTACCTTCTGCGATTACAGGATATAATTCTGGGGGAGATCTGCTTCTCATTGCGTTACGTCCCGACCACCAGCAAACTGACTGTTGTCATCCTGGAAGCCAAGAACCTAAAGAGTATGGATTTAGGGGGCTCATCAGGTAGGTCCAAGCCCTGGCTCTCCGAGAGGAAGACTGAATGGTTGTTATTGTGAAGAGGCTAGTTATGATTAGCCTGGAATCCAGAACGGTTTTGTGCTGAAATTCCACTCCTTGTACAAAGTGTCACATGCCAAACATATGACATGGAGTAACAAGGAGTGGACTGTTACAAAACAGGTCTGGATTCCAGGCTAAGTTATGAATATTACAAATAATACTACAGGATTATTGTGGCCAGTTTAGATTATTACAAATAATACCGGATGCTAAAACTACATTCTACTGTCATTCATGTACACTGTAGATCCCTATGTAAAAGTGCAGCTAGCTCTGGACAAGAAGAAGTGGAAGAGAAAGAAGACATCTGTTAAAAAGTCCACACAAAATCCCTACTTCAACGAATCTTTTACATTTGTGGTGTCATTTGAACAAATTCAAGTAAGTATGATCGTATCTCAGAATATGGCTAAGATGAGGCATTTTTGGCTCTCCAGACAGTTTCAAGCTCAGCTGCCTGCATGTTATGGAGCTCCAGAAAAGAAGCCATCCCTTTCACAATCCATTGTTATATTTTGTCTAAAGTAATTTAAATCATCAATCTGCGATTTGTATatcaatttttactatttttaaaGAATGCACAGTACGAAGCTGTAAGTTATATTTAACGAAACTGTAATTTATACGGTAATTTATGGTATTATCAACAGTTAGATACTCAGAAACGTTTTACTGAAGCATACTGTAAatgatggtgcattgtgggaaaatgcTGTAGGCAGGGAAATAATTGCTGTATTTAGAATGGAATTCCATTCCACCCCAtagaatacagtactgtactgtacctttggAGCAGCAAAAACCTTTTGACCACTAgtgggtgcatggtattgttgtttctggctcattattatattttgagttgtGCCTTGTAAGAAGCTAACCTCTTGCACCCATGAGTGAGAATGTTGTACCAATTCAACTCCTATGCGGTTATAGTGCCCCATCAATTTAAAATGTATAGGGGTCAGATTGGAGTGGCAGCAAGTCTTAAACCTTAAAGGGGGCTGAACTTCTTGTTTTAGCCTTGGTTTCAATTCTCCTCATTATGTAATTTGGCTGAGTACAAGATTTGTGTCTTGGAGGAGTGCTTTGATATGTGTATCTCTGATGTGGGTATCTCATAGAAGCGTTTGTTCTTTCACTCTGCAAAACAgtacacagttacagtcactcaCATTTCTAGATAACTTGAAACAGTATAACCAGGTCTTGTCTTTGGAAGTAGCCTagactagctagcaagctagccaacttctttCGCCAAATAGCTTTAGCCGGCTGGTGTGCGACCTGTGGCAAAATTGGTTTGACTTTGGATTGTCTATCTGTGGGGatagttagggaccgtcaatgAACTACACAATGTAAATATGACATTTTCATGTTGCACATCTTTTAGTTGTCTCgttaaatgctttcaatatttgtatatgaatttcAGCAGTTTATAATTGGTTTGTTgtttttaagtcattgaaatttggagcATTTGACATTTTAAAATATTGTCCCCTGTACATTGTGCAATTGACTGATCGTCCctaacacaggaggttggtagtaccttaattggggaggacgggctcatagtaatgactggaatggagccAATGGAATTGTATCGAactcatcaaacacatggtttccatgtgtttgataccattccattcactccattccagccattattatgagcagtcCTCCCATCAACAGCCTCCTGTGGTCCTTAACTTGCCCATAGGGATATTgaatgtcaaaccaaattgaccatGGGCATTCATGATCGGGTCCGGTGCAGCTGCGCtccgaattgatgattacttaggtgctgccagctgtgggcatgtGGGCATGATTGAAATAAATTAAACCCAAGGAAAACACCACTGAATAACGTAAGGTGACATTTAGTTTTTCCTGTCGTAACACATCGTGGTTTGACAGGTACCCTTCATTCCGtgaagaaaaagaaacgcacacctattaaggcgaggtgctggctagcggagtagaaaacttgaaaataagggagagccgcacaccctaggagctcagatgcaaaaatgtaatgtccAACATTTCGACAGCTTGAtttaattgtaaacaaacactgtatagcatcAAAgcatggttaaactatcattttgatataatggatggtcagtccttgcatccatagctctgtctatacatttgagagtggttatattTTTTCAACCCcattcctcagctgtttaccaaaaccaATATTGTTTgtactgcagattgcccctttaaacaaAAAGGTGATGGGACCTCCTCTGTAGTACAGTTTTCAGTGACTGTTGTCTGCTGTTGCTTCCTCCCTCCAGAGGCTTCAGCTGGTGATTTCCGTGTGGGACCATGACAAGTTTACCAGGAACGATGCTATTGGGAAGATCTTCCTGGGTTGTGATGCTACGGGGAACCAGCAGAGGCACTGGGCAGACATGCTGTCCAACCCCCGTAAGCCTGTGGCCCAGTGGCACAACCTGTTTTCCAGTGAACAAGTGGACTCCATCCTCGAACTCAAACACTCAGTCAGGATCCCCTTCATTAATAAGAACTTTTGAGAAAACTTAAGACTTGCTTGCCAGACTCATGGCACTCCAGCGACTGTGGGAAGAGGCTAGAAATAACCCACTTCCGTCCTCTACTTCATTTAGCTAATAGCAGCTT
Proteins encoded:
- the LOC106561125 gene encoding synaptotagmin-1 isoform X1, with the translated sequence MQGKCFQIALHFSLLQVYFSLILLAVLLPHASEVCHNETNCCLFLSHAVPRWAIYTIFAVIILLFLVCIIWVFVKYCCKSKKKRKNKPDHQINLQGVTGSTTTSLVQPGSDDANYGSAKNRGRLLYSLEYKAQELTVGIKQAAALPAMDLGGTSDPYVKVYITPNKSKTFETKVYRKTLNPVFNEHFTFEIDKAELNESTVVMKVFDFDRFSKHDVIGELRLQLGTNDWNHVIEEWKNLSEPSKSEDIILGEICFSLRYVPTTSKLTVVILEAKNLKSMDLGGSSDPYVKVQLALDKKKWKRKKTSVKKSTQNPYFNESFTFVVSFEQIQRLQLVISVWDHDKFTRNDAIGKIFLGCDATGNQQRHWADMLSNPRKPVAQWHNLFSSEQVDSILELKHSVRIPFINKNF
- the LOC106561125 gene encoding synaptotagmin-1 isoform X2 codes for the protein MPRWAIYTIFAVIILLFLVCIIWVFVKYCCKSKKKRKNKPDHQINLQGVTGSTTTSLVQPGSDDANYGSAKNRGRLLYSLEYKAQELTVGIKQAAALPAMDLGGTSDPYVKVYITPNKSKTFETKVYRKTLNPVFNEHFTFEIDKAELNESTVVMKVFDFDRFSKHDVIGELRLQLGTNDWNHVIEEWKNLSEPSKSEDIILGEICFSLRYVPTTSKLTVVILEAKNLKSMDLGGSSDPYVKVQLALDKKKWKRKKTSVKKSTQNPYFNESFTFVVSFEQIQRLQLVISVWDHDKFTRNDAIGKIFLGCDATGNQQRHWADMLSNPRKPVAQWHNLFSSEQVDSILELKHSVRIPFINKNF